tacatttactaaacactattgtgcagATGTTTTAGAACGGCAACAAGCTAATGTTGGCCAAGTGGTGCTCAGGACACTTTTTCAAGCTACTGCAACTCCTACAGGATAGCCACTGGTTacttggaggggactgctttacagtctgtgcaaagcatgtgtaactacagccacacatgccattgaacagaaaatattacttacctagtagacatctgttcgtggcatgtagtgctgtagatgcacatgcaccctccctcctccctgaaaGCCTTTGGTTGTTGTAGTGACATTGTTATATAAATATTGTATAGATGTATATGcactgcatggacatctcttttactTATTCTCTATATATACTCCTTACCTCACCACCtgccgggaaaacaatctaacaaaggactcgatgcccatgtgcagtatcaccgagaggaggagtcactcaatctcgtgGCTTGAGAtgattcttcgaacaaaaacaacttgcaacactccgagcccaacaccaaatggctgacttatgcaaagcatgtgaatctacagcactacatgccatgaacagatgttgactgggtaagtaacatttttcttttgaaGCTATGGGTGTGTTAGGATCATCTTTCACAGGTTTATCAACCACTTACGTCTTGATGATGTCAGAACAGCAATAAAAGTGGGCCATTTTCATCTGAAGCATCTGGCTAGCTCAAGGAGACCAAAGGCTTATGATTCTGTGAAAAAGGTCTAGTGCTGTAGAAGAGAATGTTAAATGTAGTTACAGTTCTTCTTTGCTTGTATTTTAATTAAATTCATACTCCGTCATCCATGTCCTTCTCAGTGTCACTCCGAAATGGCTCAGATTGTGTGCAATCCTAAACAAATCTTAACAAAGAAATAAAACCTTTGCTCTTTAATGATGTAAAACACTATTGAATACACTAACACCCATGCAGTATGTTGCCTTTGAAAACCTAGCATGTTTGAATCAATTAAAGGTAACAGTGCTTTAAGATCCATGGTTACAGGTAAAAACATTTTCATGGCTGTTGTGTCTTAATCTGCTATATTTGAAATAAGCAGTATGCCTTTTTAACAGTCTTAAATGTGTGAAAGGAAATGTATTCATATCTGGCCTGTTAAACCTTTTAATCAGTAGTATAAAATGTATATGCCTGGCATTTTCCAACAAATATATTTTAAGTACTGTACATTACTCAGATGATTTAAtagatttttgtttctttttcagacTACGAATGTTGTTGGGCCACCTCCGAAACAACTTACGAACATGCCTACCAGTGGGTCATTCTCATCTTCTGTCTCTCTTCTTGATGGGGAAAAAACTCCTATTCAAACAAAAGGATACAATCCGGAGACCATGAGTCCTCTCCAAACGCAAGACATCCCTCATTCAGTCCAATTCCGTTCAGTCCCTGTCCCCAGTCAAAACACTGAATCATTGCTGCAGCCGACTGTACAATTTCCAAGAAGAGACACACAGTCTGATGTTCTACAAACCGATTCAGGAGTAGTTAATTTGACACAAATGGCTGAACTGTCCCAGCAGCAACAGGCGTTTGGAGAGCAAGCACAGACATTACATCAACAAATGTCTTCCAATATGTTCTCTCCAGCAAATGTTGTGAACCATTTACAGAACACTATACAACAGATGCAGACAGGCAGTTTCCCTTCTAGCCCAGTCACTACTAGCAGTGCAAATGTGGACTTGGTTCAGCAGGTCCTGGAGGCCCAGCAGAAACTCTCGGCTGTGTTGTTTTCTGGACCGGGTAGTGGTGAAAGCACAAAGACAGTGTCGGAGCAAATGAATCCGGAGATTTTTCAGCGGGTCAATCAAATTCAGAGCACTGTCGGTTCAGGGATGTTTTCTTCACCTGATACTTCAACCCATTCCAGACCGGATAGCTTGCCTGGAAGGTCTGAAAATGTTATTTCACAAACTGAGAGCGCCTTATCTAACCAGCAGCAAGCCATGGACACTTCATCTTCACTAGTGATGGgaatgcaacaaagtatccatcaGACCACGGGCCCAATGCAGTCAGATCTGTTTGCAGCATCTGGCTCAACAACTGGAAGCATTCAGCAGTCCCCAGTGTATGGGTCCAGCTCCCACATCATGAGTGGACTGGCTCCTAGTGAAGACTTGCACATGCAGTGTGACTTGTTTTCTCCCTCAGTTTCTGGGAATGAAAGCAATGGGGCAGCTCAACAGGATGCATCTACCACCAGCTCAAATATTTTTCAATCTTCTAATTCTGCAGATGGTGATGAGTCTCCTGGCAAGACAAAACAGATGCAAAGTAATATATTTCAGGCCGCCATAGTTCAGATGCAACACAGCGGCGAAAGCCAACCTCCGGTCAGCATTTTCTCATCTCCAGAGATGATGGCTGTTCAGACTAGTGGAACTCAGCAGCAGGCAGGAAGCATTTTTCAGCAGTCTGGTGAAATGGTGACACTTCAGTCTGGAAACTTCATTCAGCAAACTTCAAATATTTCCCAAAGTCCACTTTTTCACCCTTCAAAATCTATTGGCGATGCTCAGAATATGTCCCAGGAAAATCAAGGATCCATATTCCACAACCCTAATACTATAGAGCAGCATCAGAATTCAGTCTCCTCGCCAGACCAGATGCAGTCCCCACTTTTCCATTCTCCAAATACAATGACTGTGCTACAAGGGACATCAACTTCACCGGATCATCAGTCTGCACACTTATTCATTTCCCAAAATTCACTGAACTCTCTGCCAAATAATGGCACATCTCAAGATAAAAATGTCTCATTCTTTACCAACCAGAATTCTCACAATCCACACCAAGTCGCTACAAATGCAGAACAGAGTACTTTCCAGCAGCAGTCACAAATGTCACATATGCAGGGTACCCCTCTTTCCCAGGAGCAGCAGCCACAACAGAACATGtttcagtcccagcaccagtcccaaaagagtttgtttcaacccCAGCAGCAAACCCAGCAGGGCATGTTTCAGTCTCCACAGCAGTCACAGGAAGACATATTTCAGGTCCGTCAGCAACCCCAGCAAGACATGTTCCAGTCCCATCAGCAACCCCAGCAAGATGTGTTCCAGTCCCACCAACAACCTCAGCAAGACGTTTTTCAATCCCATCAGCAATCTCAACAAGACGTGTTTCACTCCCAGCAGCAACCCTCTCTAGAAGTATTTCAGTctcaacaacaccccccacaagATATGTTTCAGGCCCATCAGTCACCCCAGCAAGACATGTTACAGTCCCAGCAGCAGCTCCCACAAGAATTATTTCagtcccagccgcagccacaacagGATATGTTTCAGTCTCCGTCGCAGCCACAACAGGATATGTTTCAGTCTCAGTCGCAGCCACAACAGGATTTGTTTCAGTCTCCGTCGCAGCCACAACAGGATTTGTTTCAGTCCCAGTCACAACCACAACAGGATCTATTTCAGACCCAGCAGCAGCTACAGCAAGATATGTTTCAGTCTCAGCATGAGTCGCAACAGGAATTATTTCAGTCACAGATGTCAATGAGCACAAACCAGCAAGGGTCAATGTTTCAGTCCCAGCATTCAATTGTTGGTATTCCAAACACGTCTGTATCACAAGAACAGCAACAAGGAATTGTATTCAGCAATCAAAATACAATGTCTTCTCAGGAACAACAGCAGAACATGCTTTACACCACCAGTCAAAGTCTAATGTCAAATCAGGAGCAACAGAATCAGACTGTTTTTCACTCTCAAAACAGGCCATCTATGAACCAGGAGGAGCAGCCGATGCAGTTTGAAGGTCAGAGTTCATGTTCTTCACTTCAGAATTCTGCCTCATCACAATCTGAGCAGCAGCAGTCATCAATATTTCACAACGCCCAACAGATTCAAATAGTCCAAGGGACTccaaactcccaagaacagcaagTAACACTGTTCATCACTTCAGCTTCAATGTCTGCTCTTCAAAATAGCATTAATCAGCAAGAGATACAACAGTCATCTTTATTCACTTCTGCAAACAACCTTGGAGGGATTCAAGTAAGCACATCTGCCTCACAACAACAGGCTTCTCTGTTCCACAGCACAGCAGGTGGAGCGCTAAACCAGCTGCAAAACTCTCCTCCTTCATCACAGCAGACTTCAGGACTGTTCCTTTTTGGAATCCAGAACAGTAAGTACCAGTTTTAAAGGTGTTTGTTTAAATACATaggtaaatatttttaattttgcaaTACAAATGTTACAATTATTTCTGATAGCGTTTGTGAAGTATCCTGACACTGACGGTCAATATTGTATGCATGTTTATGATAGATCAGAATCTAGACACAGTAActtcaagaaaaaaaacattaattgtacACCAAGTTAACTTAGAAAAATTAAACTATgtaaaaaagtaatggatggaatgcttgaagtaatctcagccacaggtaattactctggccacatcccagtccattgttattttacacaccatgccacctcattgtacccagccttatgcaagtcagtcttgaccctgttacagtGGAAACTGTCCCTCCCAAACTactaggacaggtcctccctgaacccagtgacaaaacaaaacttgaggggacccTCCTGCAAGGTACATGGAAGGCACCTCCGTCCAGGCCCGGACTCGGAACCCATAGCAGCCCTAGCAAAGTTTGTGAGTCCAGCCCCATAGGATGCATAGCCAGCAAGCCTGGCCACTATACGAGGCTTGGGGGTTTTCTCTCTAAGAAAATCTGGGAGAAATGGCAAAAGAGGGACATTCTACAACATATTTTCCATTATATATTCAATTtagttttaaagcatagtaaatgatgatcttgccaGTGCACTAGGTCATGGCAATCTTTATAGGCATCACCAACTAACAGTGACTCTCATTTCTCTCTGTAAtctctctctcacatgcatttcatttgttttatagaacCTCTCTTACCAGcagacacacatacagagacaatgaatcatacgtgtgtaaatcggtatataaaaaatgtttcataagacaaaggggactgacTACAAGGCGTCTGATTCATGTTATCCATAATGGTagtattttttaagagtgcttggtctggggaagcataaactcaggattcacaaCGTAACACAGTAGTTATGGTTGACTtaactaataaaaatgtatttctacctaAACAAACCCTCTTTAGCAAAATTCTGATAATCAAATACTGGGAAAAACACATAACTTTCTAATCtgtaccatgctgtttgtttgcagctctttgatggttgttcatagctcactgtgctagattatgattgtaacttatgactgCACAGTAACGGATCTCTGTGAcaacagcagtatcccactgagcattgcacataaattactgttctgtgatatgcatagtacacgttctctgcagcaggcatagtaagccTCTGCGCTACATAGATgattcaaaactgccactacacaaaactcTGATCCCTCTGCAGCAGGTAGATTACTCATCAGAGTTATCTTTGCtcctttattgttgcctgaaaactgctggaaatATAAGGGAGTCAGCAGCGCTTTTAAAACTGCTCCACTGCTACAAAACAGACCCCGAATAAGAAGacgccacccttccagcctcctgggaaaaCACTGGGTATGCTCAGGGCAGGGGCCCACTGCTCGTGAACAGTGCCGGCTGTGCTCAGAGGGCTTCCTAGAGCTTGCCCTCTGCACCACGGAGGCTAATTTTACGCCACAGCAAGATCTGGAACACCAGCCACAGTAaggcttcattttttttttctatcaaaggctttttccgtTTAAGGAGAACAAAGCACAGGGAGTATTCCAGAAAAGATCCTTTTAATATAATGCTGGAGGGCATACTTGCATTTTCAGGAGGTCTACTGTTAACAAACATGATAATTTGTAGTACGTTTCTGGCTGAAAGATGTTAatgttacagttaaaaaaaaaaatcagacatgtTCCACTCACTATTAGTAAAGTAAGTGGGCTTATGATTCTTATGCAGTACGCGCAGTCTTCAAGTTTGGCAAAGAGTGTAGTTCAAacttctaaaaaaaattaaaaaaatctcctTAGCCCTGCATAAAAATGAGTTATAAAGGTCAAGTAATTTTCTGATAAGAATATTGGAAAAATCGAAAAATTCACAGAAAAGCCATCTGTTCCACAGGGTTTAAATTTCCAGGCTGACCAGCTGTAACTTTGAAGAATTCGTAGACCTTCTCAAAAGCTCTTCCACCCTACATGCCCACACAAACCTTCTGCATGAATGCAAACTCCCAGGCAAACAAAgttcaaaagaaataaaaatacacaaatcaaaACCTTACTGTGGAACAGACATTCATCCAACCAATGCTCTAAAGTCAATATCCTTGGACTAGTTTTCTTGACTCCATCGACATTCAATGCAAACTACACATAGCTCTGGACAAAAATGTTCTGGGCCGAAATGGCCAACTCGCTAGCCCCATCTCCATATGCTacatccatccacccagcattctgaGGTTAACCTAAAAGAGAACAAACCTTTAGATCtttcagactcctctgtaaacaaCCAAACCCTCAAACTTACCTTCTGTCCTTCCTAACTCTCTGATACCAACATCCTTCTAAGTGACTAACAATTTTCTGGATAACTATGTGAACACCATGCACCAACTAAAACATCCAAGTGCATGCTAAAACCTTCAGCACCCTTGTACTCCATAGACCTCTCTGAGAATAAATGTGCCATCCACAGACAGGAATGAAAATAGAAACACCAAACTTGTGATAACCTCACTCTACTGAAGTCCCTCTAAACAACATGTTGACAGCTGAGCACCCCAATCAAAGTAAGGAATTATAGCAACACCTTCAATGAACCAGCCAACAGAAGCTAAACACACAGCAAGAAAATTGAGTACTGCATCAGCCTTTGTCTGACCCATCCTATCCCAAACTACACAGATGTGTGCAGTGCCTTCTCAGTGAAGAAACAGACTATCCAAGAGCACATCACAACGGAAAGCCTGCTTCTCCTTTTAGAACTACACTCTTCTTACAGCTTCCTGTAGTGAGCAGCATACAAAGCCCTGTCGCTTCCTTACTACGCTGGTTTGATTGGAGACTACGCTGATTTCTATTCACATTTTACAGCGTATTTATTTCAATTATTTTAGCATACGCTTGCTCTTATAAGTATTCTTCTGTTGAGGCGGCTGGTAGAATTCATTCACGGTAGTCAAAGTGGGAGTAGGCTTGCACTCACCCACTTTACTGATCACCAGAcagaaacattgtttctccagtattagatctttcatagttttacatgcttgaatctttcTCCGTCGTCAAAATTTCCCAGAACCTGTAGCATACAAGCCTCTGTGCACCTATAAACACCTACGAGCTCTCCACGACTGCAAACTCGACTGACTCGTCCTTGCACACACTCTCTATTGGTACCCCCTTATCGACACTACCATTGGCAGATCCGCCAGCAGATAGCCCTGACACTTCAGAAGGAGATCAAGAGGAAAGGAGAGATAATGGATCAGGCCTCAGCCACTACTGAGCAGCATGATTATGTAATTCACACACCATCTCCGGCTGTCGCGCCTCCATTAGACTCGCCACCAGACGACATAGGTAGTTTTCATAATATCATGGAAAGGGCAGCAAAACACTTCCAACTACCTTTTATCACTAAACAAGCAGACTGTTTCCTTTACAACTTTAAGGAGCCCATGAAGAAGTCCATAAAGGTGGTTCCCATAATAGATTTAATCTGGCAATAGGGCATTCACACAATGAACAACCCAGGCACTGTATCGGCAGTCATGCCCAGATTGGAAAAAACTATAAGGCACCAGATGATGCACCAATTTACTTAGTAGGTCACCCCAAACCAGACTTGGTTATCAGACAAGCAACTCAAAGGCACTCAAAGAATCCTTCTACACCTATCACTACACCACCAGATAGAGATGTACACCACCTTGACAACATTGCAAACGTTTTTCTAGCATGGCAGTTCTCACCGGCGGGCAGCCAATTCCCTAGCAATACTAGGAAGATTCGACAGGCAGATGTAATCGGATATGTCACAATTTATAGACCTTCTGCTAGAAGATTCTAAGGAAGACGCCAAACATATTCTTCAAGAGGGAGAACAAGCCACAGTGGACATGATAGACTGCCCTATTGAGATCTCCTCAACCGATTTTCAGCAGTTAGTGGGAGCAGCTGTGCTCAGAAGGCAAGCCTGACTGAAAGCAACAtccttcagaccagaagtccagagtaAGATCTTGTATATGCCTTACGTTGGAGAAGCATTGTTCGACAAACATATCAATAACGCTCGGCAAACTGTTAAGACTGACACCAATACTTCCAGATCCTTGGGAGCATTACAGATTGAGGTAGCCCTTTTGAGGGACTAGGGGCAGAAGCTCTTTTCCCTATTGAGGACAATGCCAATCCTATAGGCAACCATATCAGTCTTATCGGGGGCAATATTGTTTGCAATATGCACAGCTGTACAAACAGCCAGCAAGAGGGAAGCAGCCCACCAGAGAGCGAgacactgcaagaaaacagtgactTTACACCGGTGTTGGCTACTTCGTACAGTCAGACAGAACATATTGGGGTTGTATTTTCCTCCTCCATCAATGGTCTGTTATAACAATGTACAAATGGGTCTGGGACGTTATAGCTGAGAGACATACCTTTGCATTCATCAACAAACCACCAAATGTCCCACCcacaggggcacccccttctcatcTAAAACAACTACTTACGGAAGTCTCTATTATGTTTAAAAAGGATCAATAGAGAAGGTCCCAAAGTCTCGGTTTCTACTCTGGTTTCTTCCTCATCAGGAAAAAGTCAGGAGACTGGGGCCCAATCTTAGATCTTCAAAAGCTAAATAAGTATTTGAATAAGCAATCATTTTGATGGTCAGTTAGGCTAAACCAGGCCTCCTGATCGGTGCTGCAGACAAAGATTGGTGCAGTGGGTCAAGATGTGACTGCAGCAGACCAGATCATGAAGGCAGAAGACCAAATTTTCATGTTGGAGGACAGGGTGAAGGGTCTCTGGGCCATGGCTGCATGCTCATCCCGTTTTGCACAAGAAAAGCAACAATGGGCTCAGGATGCAAAGGGTCGTTCACACACAACAACTTGTGGTTTTTAAGCTTCTCTGAAGTATTGGAGGGAATGAAACCTGAAAACGTCCTGGAGCGATGACTGAAACAAATCATTGATAGTAGCAAATTCTTCCTTGCTTTGTCATTGATAGAGCACACCATACTCTATCCACCACCTAAAGTACTTATGCAACCAATCATTGTTCGATTCTTGTACTGTTGTGACAGGGACCTGATTTCGAAGGAAGTAAGAGTGAAATAATTTTTGTTTCTGTTTGAGTCAAAGAAGATCCTTGTCTTCCTGAACTATACAAAGGCAAATCCTTTGACCAAGTCAAAAAAAGCCGCATGCCATGAACCTGAGGTACATGAGCCTGTAGTTGGCTAGGCTTAAGTCCTCTTTCAGATGAAAAGTTTCTTTTTTGACATTGTAGACCAAGTCTTGGCAAGGGTAGACCAACTGGGACCGGGACATAAAAGAAAGTATGTGCCTGGACTGAGGTGAAAGTGGCTAGACTTGGGGAGAGAGCAGAGAATCCAGATCAAGGCACAGAGCTCTGTTGCCCTGTGGCTACATTCAAGCTACCCAAATACCCCCAAACATAAGTAAATACATGAGTAATACTAAAGATGCTTGGATGAATCCTAAGCCTTGTCATCTGGTAAGATCTTATAAAGTTGCTCTCCTGGATAGAAATTCCTACTTTGTAGAAAATACCTTTTAATTAAATTAACCACTTTAATTAAATCTGGGGATAGCATAATAATTCCTCTTGGTTTACTTCATGGGTTGAATGGTTTCAGTGCAAGAAAATTAGACCTTTGTACATTTAACTAAGAAGTATTGTTGAGACAAAGCCTGCTTGGAAAAAAAGAATTGTAAAATAGCATTTCTGTCAGTATTTTCCTGTAGAATATATAACCTTAAATTGTTACATGAAAGAAAATGGAAACAAAAGTTGTAGAGCGCACTAAACCCAAAGGTGTCAAAGCACTGAGCCCCAAAAGATAGCCTCCCAAACTGAAAccgagcagcaacagatgatggtaCCTATAAggaaaagagccatgttttgagatgTTTTTGAATGTAGAGAAGGAATCTACTTCCAGGATATGAGCAGGCAGAGTATTTCAGAGCTCAGCGGCGGCAGAGATGGAGCATCCTCCCCATTTGGCTTTTTGATACCTGGGAATCATCACCTTCCTACAGAGGAAGGATCTAGGAGGTTTGCATGTGATGTACCAACGAAAGTGATAATTCAGATGTGTGGGCTCTTTCTGGTAGAATGCTAGAAAGACCATGCAGACAGTCTTAAAAGTGATCCGATTTTTAACTGTGAGCCAGTGAAGGTAGCAAAGCCAATCTCTGACAGAGATGCTTGGGAATTTTCAGAATGAGGCAGGCAGTCGCATTCTGAACCACTTGAAGTTCATTCAAGGAATAGCTGTTGATGTTAAAATATAATGAATTACAATAGTCCAAACGGGAGGTAACAAGAGCCATGATAACTGATTAACGCATTTCCAGAGGAATAAAAGCAAAAATCTTTCTTGGAGTCCTAATAATAAAGAAGCATGTGCTGGTCTTCTGACTCACCTGTTATCGAAGATAACTCCTAGAATTTTAGCTGACTTCACAGGAGTGTGTAGCGGGCCATAAGCCTCTGCCCATCAGATGTCAGACCAGAACAACACCTCAGTTTTGTATGcgtttaattttaaaaatgtgtcCCTCATCTAGATGCTAATGCTGGACATGCACTATTTGAATTTCTTCATCACGGAGGATAGGATGTCAGAGATAGACacaatgatttgtgtgtcatctgcgtaagataAAACTTGAAATCCTAAGAAACACGCCATTTCTGCTTTCAAAATCATTAGCTTTTCTTTTAAGCATGTAAAAACCAGCTTCTAGTTTAGATAGTTAGGTAAAACGGTCCTGGCTCATACTAATACTTATCTTTTAATTCATAAAAGCTTGTAGCCCATTAACCTCATGAGCTGAGTTGAGTATCACTACATttagatcctttttttttttttagtatggtGTTATACTTCGATGATATGTTTTACTCTTAGTGGCAGAATTAGGTCAGATGAAAAATAATTAACTGAAGGAGGTAAAAATGATAGTAATTGAGTAAATGATTTAGCTGTTAAAGTGAATTCAGTAACAATTTGAAAGGCTAATGCCAATTAGTTTCCACCTGAAATTATCCCGAAATATATTTGATCCCTTATTAGGGCATATATCATGAGCTGGTATAATGGCATGGATGATGCAGACTTCAAAACCATTTTGCAAACCATTGACAGAAAAATAGATAACTTTTCCAAACTCATCAATCTGTGAAAGGCAAGTTGGATACATTTGCCAGATCTATGGATGTGTCCAGAAGTGCATCTCTAACATTGAGAATGATCTCAATAACTCAATGCAAAGTGCTCAAAACTGCAGTAACTAGAGAAGGTTCTAGATGGGGGGGGGGTCAAAGCTTGTAACAAAGACCTTGAAGCCTGATCAAGGCGAAACAATTTCCATATTGTTGAACTGCGGTGTctgccaacactggggaaaaaaatagATCAATTTATTACACAGCTCTTCAAAACTATATTTGATGAGGAATAATTTTCCTCTCTATACATGGTAGAAAGAGCTCTCCGATATCTGGATCCAAGACCCCTGCTAGAAGCTCCTCCCAGCACAGTAATATCAAGAATTCTCAATTAGAGACACATATCTGCTACGTCGCATGGCAAGTGAACAAGATGGTGGGGGTAAGTGGGTGGAAGGTATGCAACATGCTCTCAGAATTCAGAGCAGAGGTGGACTGTGAACTAAATATCTTGGTGAATATGCTACAGCAAGACAGGCTGCTCTGACTCAGATGGGGGACTAGGGACATCATAGAAATAAAACATGAAGATGCAGAGCTGTAAAACCACTGAAGCTATCTTGGGGACATTAACTGAATACTGTGCACAGCTCTACTGCTGGGGGCCAGTATGTACATTAAGGCACTGGAGCAATATCTGTTTTTGAAAGTCACTCACGTATGGTGGAACGTGCATGAAAGTGAACTCCTGAACGAGCCTCTAACTGTTGAGAAGAGTAGAAGTGTAAtcgtttatttaaaaacaaaacacacagcaaACTTTGTTATTCTATGTCAACTATTATGCAGTTTGACACATCAACTGATGATTGAGTCCAAGTCTGCCATTGAACTCAAGGTTACACAAGCAACCATTATTTCCTCATGTCAGCCCAGTTCTGCTCCTGATGATAAAGCAACAAATGGAAAACATACCCgaccttttttttaaacttcttgccCCTTCtaccacaaaaaaactgaaaattaaTTTGAAAGATGAATGTTTGCCTAAAGGAGCAACTATTACTGATTTGTATATTACTACATTATAAAAAGCACATCAAATTGTTCTCTTCGTTTAGCCTTTGGCAACTATTAAACTAGTATAGTTACGTTCGGACTCATTTAGTTATGGACACATA
This portion of the Pleurodeles waltl isolate 20211129_DDA chromosome 12, aPleWal1.hap1.20221129, whole genome shotgun sequence genome encodes:
- the NFAT5 gene encoding nuclear factor of activated T-cells 5 isoform X2, with product MSQHRPFTRLVSITYAPIFTRPAAGLFAGWFWCRSLLMDCLWHFESVYDLLPKELQLPPSRETSIAPMSQTSGGEADEVGSPPPAVVAADASSSSSSMAGARSSFTTTSSPTINSTSVTDSKAMKLESCSLTVGVSNRGVSEKQLTSKTIQQQQTTPMRWRVLSISPPPEDLLDNSLMSCQDDGGVVESEQSSTMWMDDSTSNFSNMSTHSYNDNTEVPRKSRKRNTKERPGIKRHDCEESNMDVFDADSAKAPHYVLSQLTSDNKGSSQGNNGSSENQKAQVGNKSPTLCGQHPSKCEGKELKIVVQPETQHRARYLTEGSRGSVKDRTQQGFPTVKLEGYNEPVVLQVFVGNDSGRVKPHGFYQACRVTGRNTTPCKEVDIDGTTVIEVSLDPSSMMTLAVDCVGILKLRNADVEARIGIAGSKKKSTRARLVFRVNITRKDGSVLTLQTSSSPILCTQPAGLPEILKKSLHSCSVKGGEEVFLIGKNFLKGAKVLFQENISDEDSWKAEAEIDMELFHQNHLVVKVPPYQDQEIASPVSVGIYVVTNAGRSHEVHPFTYTPDACVSTNMVKKELAASAQPCSFENAVKAIKTTSCNMDSSNSHSSALTSPLIQTIIVKSEDVDPMELTTESEGSPVFKTTNVVGPPPKQLTNMPTSGSFSSSVSLLDGEKTPIQTKGYNPETMSPLQTQDIPHSVQFRSVPVPSQNTESLLQPTVQFPRRDTQSDVLQTDSGVVNLTQMAELSQQQQAFGEQAQTLHQQMSSNMFSPANVVNHLQNTIQQMQTGSFPSSPVTTSSANVDLVQQVLEAQQKLSAVLFSGPGSGESTKTVSEQMNPEIFQRVNQIQSTVGSGMFSSPDTSTHSRPDSLPGRSENVISQTESALSNQQQAMDTSSSLVMGMQQSIHQTTGPMQSDLFAASGSTTGSIQQSPVYGSSSHIMSGLAPSEDLHMQCDLFSPSVSGNESNGAAQQDASTTSSNIFQSSNSADGDESPGKTKQMQSNIFQAAIVQMQHSGESQPPVSIFSSPEMMAVQTSGTQQQAGSIFQQSGEMVTLQSGNFIQQTSNISQSPLFHPSKSIGDAQNMSQENQGSIFHNPNTIEQHQNSVSSPDQMQSPLFHSPNTMTVLQGTSTSPDHQSAHLFISQNSLNSLPNNGTSQDKNVSFFTNQNSHNPHQVATNAEQSTFQQQSQMSHMQGTPLSQEQQPQQNMFQSQHQSQKSLFQPQQQTQQGMFQSPQQSQEDIFQVRQQPQQDMFQSHQQPQQDVFQSHQQPQQDVFQSHQQSQQDVFHSQQQPSLEVFQSQQHPPQDMFQAHQSPQQDMLQSQQQLPQELFQSQPQPQQDMFQSPSQPQQDMFQSQSQPQQDLFQSPSQPQQDLFQSQSQPQQDLFQTQQQLQQDMFQSQHESQQELFQSQMSMSTNQQGSMFQSQHSIVGIPNTSVSQEQQQGIVFSNQNTMSSQEQQQNMLYTTSQSLMSNQEQQNQTVFHSQNRPSMNQEEQPMQFEGQSSCSSLQNSASSQSEQQQSSIFHNAQQIQIVQGTPNSQEQQVTLFITSASMSALQNSINQQEIQQSSLFTSANNLGGIQVSTSASQQQASLFHSTAGGALNQLQNSPPSSQQTSGLFLFGIQNNCGQLLSPAQATVPDQLMALSQDGQAQDEEQSVVTLLSQQMSETSSISSSASNNQNMEKINDLLVSLQSHSNSMPGSF